Below is a window of bacterium DNA.
TACCTATTCCAAGTAAAATAACCAATCCTTTTTCTATTTCCCCTTTTTCTTTTTCCTCTACAAACAATTTTGCCTTGCTGACTCTTTGTATAACCAATCTCATAGTATTTTTTATAATATACTAATTTGACAAAAAGGACAAATTAAATATAATTTTAACATTATGGAAATAAAATTTTTTAAAATAGTCGGCTCTGGTAATGACTTTGTAATTATAGACAACAGAAAAAATTTAATAAAAAATAGAAACTCTCTCGCCCTAAAATTATGCGATAGAAAATTTGGAATTGGAGCAGATGGATTGCTTTTACTTGAAAATTCTGAAAAGGCTGATTTTAAGATGAGAATCTTCAACCCTGATGGAAGCGAGGCAGAAATGTGTGGAAATGGTTTAAGGTGTATTTTAAGATTTATATCTGAGAATTCAATTTCTAAAAAGAAACATTTAAAAATAGAAACAAAAGCAGGACTTCTTGATGGTATAATTAAAGGAAAAACTATGAAAGTCAGGATGAATATAATAGGTGAACCAAAATTAAATGTAGAAATACCAGTTGATAAATCTAAAATAATTGGAAATTTTATAAATACAGGTGTTCCACATACTGTAATATTTGTTGATAATGTTGAAAAAGTGGATTTAGAAAAAATAGGACCTCAAATAAGATATAATAAAATCTTTGGAAAAAGTGGCACAAATGTTAACTGGGTTGAAATTATAAAAGAAGGAACAATTAAAAT
It encodes the following:
- the dapF gene encoding diaminopimelate epimerase encodes the protein MEIKFFKIVGSGNDFVIIDNRKNLIKNRNSLALKLCDRKFGIGADGLLLLENSEKADFKMRIFNPDGSEAEMCGNGLRCILRFISENSISKKKHLKIETKAGLLDGIIKGKTMKVRMNIIGEPKLNVEIPVDKSKIIGNFINTGVPHTVIFVDNVEKVDLEKIGPQIRYNKIFGKSGTNVNWVEIIKEGTIKIRTYERGVEGETLSCGTGSVASAIITSIIKKFKSPVTVITKSKELLKVYFDEDFNKVYLEGKTFYAFKGVWVES